The genomic interval AATGTCATTCCAGCACTTAAGAACTTCCTGTAATGATAACGCTGGTTCTATAGCCCGTTTTACTTGATTAGGCATAAAAGCAAATTCACGCCATTTGCTTTTAGTCTTCTTGCTTGACAATGAAGTATCCCCAGGGGGAAAAAGACGTAGCAAAATCTATTAGTTTTTCTGTCAAAAGAGCAACGAATAGTTTGCCATAAAGCCAAGCTTTTGAGCTATCATCATCGTATTTAGGTAAGTGTCCAAATTGTGCTATTTGTTTAAATCTTTTAAAGACCAGTTCAATTTGCCATCGAACTCGATACCATTCTAAGATATCAAAAGCGGTAAATTGATTTTCAGGAAACGTTGTGAATACTATTACGTACTTGGCATAAATAAGGGTCTCCGGTTTTAGTTCAATGCCCTTTTTGCTTGCATGTCTTTTAAGTTTTTTATGAGCTATTTTAATGGCTTCTTCTGTTTTGCGTATTATACAAAGACGACCTTTGACATATTCAGTATTATCAACGTTTGGAATAAAAACGTTCCATGATTTTATAGCAAGGGGTCTTTTTAAATATTGGATTTCTTTCAATAAAGGAAAGGGTTTCTTTTCTTCGCCGAATATCCGTAGAGATTGCGAATTAACTCTAACGCTAAGATAAGCGCCTTTCCTTGTTGCATGATGAATTCCTTGGCCAGTACAGTAACCTCTGTCAGCTATAATATAATCATCTTTTTTCATCGGAAACTGCCGAAAAGATTCTCCTGTGCCTTCTCCTTCAGTTCCCGTAAGTTTAAAGAAATCGCAAGATAATGAAGGAACCTCAATACTATAATGAATGCGCCAAAGACTTCCTGTTTTCCCAGGTTCCTTTACTGTTGTTGCATCAAATAAGCGAAGATGAAAATTATTCCGTTTATTAATTTGGAGGCCACGCTCACGGAATAAAGATAAACATAATTTATATAGCCATTCTTTGCTCTTTTTTAATCGCTTTAATAAGGCAACATCGGATAAATCTGCTAAGTTAGCACGCTTGGCTCGAACTACTGTTTCACGCAATGAATAGCCACATCCTAAATGAATTAATAATGTTCGAAGAAGCTTTTCTTCAGATTTATCCTTGCGCAAGCCTTTTAAAGCATTTGTATCAACGGCTAAACTTTTCCAATCGTTTGGGAAGAAAGTTCTTAGAAGATCCCAATCTTCTCTCATCATGGCTTTATCCTCCTATAGAGTGATTAGCGGGATAATTAATATAAAAATACCATGATGAATAAAATTTGTCAATAAAACAAGTTAGCGCTTATGGGAAGTGTCCCCTAATTCCCCTTCGGCTAATTAAATGACACAGCTAAGATGTTATTTATCAATGATTTTCGTTCTTATCTGTAACAAATAGCTTTATCAATATAATCATTGTTTTAATCTCCACTTCACACACCGTGGTAATATTTCGCTCAATGCGCTTTTCTGCCTTCTGTAGTAAAAACGCATATCTTCCATAACCTCCGTCTCTTTGTCAAGCTTGGTATAATTGCTCAAAATTTGAACATATTTTTAATGATAGATTTTACGGCATTTAGTTCTGCTTCTGCCAATGTTCCCAATGGTTTGATCACGTATTTTTTTTCGATTGTTGCCTGCTTACTAATTCTTATAAAGGATTCCACAAGAAGACCGCAACTTTTCCATTCAACGATTTTATAATCAGTCCCAGTGGTATATTCCTGTGTTGTTATTCTTGCTATGAGAATATCTTGATCCCCCGAATCGTATAAAATAAGGGCAGGCCTTTTAGAAATGTCCTGCAAGTCAGTATGGGGAAATCTCACAAGAATAATTTCGCCAAAGTTATAGGTTGTCATATATGGCATCCTTTTCCGAGTAACCTTTCAGGAACTGTGACATCGCAAAGTTATTCCACGCTGTTTCCTCATCATCAAGC from Candidatus Kuenenia stuttgartiensis carries:
- a CDS encoding type II toxin-antitoxin system PemK/MazF family toxin, whose translation is MTTYNFGEIILVRFPHTDLQDISKRPALILYDSGDQDILIARITTQEYTTGTDYKIVEWKSCGLLVESFIRISKQATIEKKYVIKPLGTLAEAELNAVKSIIKNMFKF
- a CDS encoding IS4-like element ISCku3 family transposase → MMREDWDLLRTFFPNDWKSLAVDTNALKGLRKDKSEEKLLRTLLIHLGCGYSLRETVVRAKRANLADLSDVALLKRLKKSKEWLYKLCLSLFRERGLQINKRNNFHLRLFDATTVKEPGKTGSLWRIHYSIEVPSLSCDFFKLTGTEGEGTGESFRQFPMKKDDYIIADRGYCTGQGIHHATRKGAYLSVRVNSQSLRIFGEEKKPFPLLKEIQYLKRPLAIKSWNVFIPNVDNTEYVKGRLCIIRKTEEAIKIAHKKLKRHASKKGIELKPETLIYAKYVIVFTTFPENQFTAFDILEWYRVRWQIELVFKRFKQIAQFGHLPKYDDDSSKAWLYGKLFVALLTEKLIDFATSFSPWGYFIVKQED